ctttttatcTCTATGAATGACTGTTCTAGGTACCCCATGTAAGTGGACATACAGTATTTGCCCTTTTATggcaggcttatttcacttggcataatgtccctaagttcatccatgttgtaacatgtgtcaGAGCTTCCTTGCTTTtaaagtctgaataatattccattgtatgtatatatcctattttgtctatccatttatctatcaATGAACACTTgtgttgcttccacctcttggctattatgaataatgctgatataaacatgggtgtacaaatatctcttcaagaccctgcttctaattctttggggtatatgcccagaagtgggattgttggataatatggtaattctatttttaatattttgaggaactgccgtACTGTTTTGTgtggtggctgcaccattttacattcctaccaaccgTGCATAAGGGTTCaaacttctccacatccttgtcaacacttattattttctggttttttcatagtagccatcctaatggcaATCCTTTATTTTTCAGACTTTAAAACTGGCTAATTGAATTGAGCTTTTGTCCCATCTAAGCAGTTGGCTAagaatgtttagaaaaaaaaaccaaaaaaccctgaTTTTCATGACTATGCTGAATATTCACCTTCTGAGAAGCAATTTGAATAAAgcagctgagattttttttttttaatttttttaaagctttggaCAGAAAACCATCCTGTATTCAAATCTGAAACAGCCACTTCTGAGGTAAAGTACCTTCCTtatatctcagtttcttcatttgtgaaatggagcCATGAATAcccatttcttttgtgtgtgtgtgtgtgtgtgtgtgtgtgtgtgtttgtgtgttttaaaaaaacatattgttTTATTACTACTAGCAGGAGTGGCTGCATGGCCTGGTGGCATGCTGGGCTCAAGGCAGGTGTGGGCTGTGTGGGGAGATGGCTGGGAGGCTGGGAGAAAGGGGTGGGTTGGGATACCAGGTCCAGGGGGCCTCAGGGATGTGCCTGAAGGGGTAGCTTTTATAAAGGAGTCATCACAAGCCACAGCCAGGCCACCAATAAGattaaaaaattcttggaaatcTAGCTGCCCATCAGAGTTGaggttcagtttcttcatcatgCAATCAAGGACACTGGGGTCCTTCTGGTTCTTTGCGAAGGCAGCCAGTGCTGTATTCATGAAGCTTTGGAACTCCAACCTGGAGAGTTTGCAGTCGTTCCCATCCTTTCCAGCATACCTCTGGAAAACAGCAATCAGGGACTCAGGGTACCACTCAGACTCTGTAGGGCTGTAGATTTTTGCCATGTCGGAGTAGAGAGAGGAACCGGGGCTGTGGCTGGCGCGGCACTCCCATTTCTTAAAGTTCTTGGGAGAATTACACAACAAAAttgtataaagcacttagcatggtgcctggcacctAATAAGCACTACAGGAATGacagatgaggaggaggagaaaagttTCATTATAACCGGAATTTCACTAAAAGTGAAGTCACGAAAAGATCTCATATTTagcatttaaatatacatatcctTTCCTCATCTATTCAGATGATCTTGTTCTACTACAATTTATACACATATTCCCCAAGCTTCAAGGTTGTCAGGGTAGCCAAGATAACATTTTCTTAtacatatattcttatatataaatatataattataaatattctttCCCAGAGTAAGCAGGATGTCAGCAACTAATCAGTGGTAGCACACcacaaaattacatcttttttCAGTTTGAAAAAGTGGTAACAAGAACTTGTCActtattttaaatcacatttaatCTAGTTATAGCAAAAAGGTACAGCACATAATGAGACAAGAttgtttttccctcttctcttgattaattaattaaaaagctaGTGCcgaatggcttttttttttttggcagctgggcagtacagagatcttgaccttggtgttaataacactgcactctaaccaactaatctaactggccagccccaaatggCTATCTTTTAAATGCATGGCTTAGTTTAAATTCAcacactttattaaaaaaaacaaacttgatCTGTTGAAGATTGCCTAGGAATCTTCTACTTGGAATCTTTATCTGGCTTCTCATTTAAATTCACAGAAACTATAGGAAAGTCTCAGAAATCATTTAACCCAAAATCCCATCAAATAACTGCTGTTAGTTCTGCTTCTGGAAATTTACtaataaattatagtaaaatataaaatagtcagGAACCTGAGGCACTTGAAAAGAAGATGTATGCATACTTCACactgaaataaatcaaataaatggacatagattttaaaataaaagttaaatcaAATAGGCACTAATTTGTTATTAAGCCACTTCAAGACCCTTCATGTACATGTGCATCAGGcatttttctaagcactttacatttattaacaCTTTTAATTTCCACATAAGGATTCTCATTTGGGTTCCATTAATActataatgcattttaaattacTCTTCAAAATTTTGGCACATTATTTTTATACCCCACTGAGAAATACTCATGTAAACTAACATTCCAAAGCCTTAATTATGTTACTGGCTTCAGGTTTCTAGACAGTCTGCATCATTCTATCTTGGTAGGCTCTTTCTTCCACCCAGCCGGAGAAGTGGTTCAGAACATCGGTATGCCCTGGCATTAGCTTAGGTTTATTAGTTCAGGTTTAACCAGGAAACTCTGTCTCCTTCAATCATTGTTccattaaaatgctttaaaattactTCCTAATTTCAATAATTAAGGTATATAGGTAtgtaattttaaatctttctttcatGGTTCAAGATTTAATGAGGAATCTCAGCTGATTTTTTCAAACAAGGCTCAAGGCCATGCTATGGATATCTATCACTGGGTCTCTGATTGTTGGGGCCATCCAGAAGGAATTGCGCTAAAATGCTACTGATGAAAAAATATGCCCTATAAGATAAATTCCTGAAGTTAGCTTCACCActctaaaaaaatagaaagatggtACATTCTCCTAAAAACTGTTTATGTTTTGAGTACTTggcatttctctcttcctcctccccactcttgATGGTCACATTTTTTCTTGATGGTCAAATTTTCACTGTAATTTGaccatcaagaagaaataacaagtaAGAATGTCAGTGCTAACAAGGACTTTCTCCCCCTTGCTTGGTTTTTTGAAATCTGAATCCACATCCCAGAGGCAGCCTAAGCAAATCCTTTGGTATCCCTCTGCCTAGTATTGACATCATTCAGACTAGGCTTGCTGCTCAAATTCAGAGTTATACAACAGCCAGCGAGTCCCTAAATCTCAAAATGACAACCTGTGAGAAGAAGCCATGGCCACATCGCTTTGGTTGTAGCAACTGGACTAGGAGCCACATCTCTTAAATCCCACTCCAGGGTTCTTGCCCCTACAGATCTCTCAACTGCTGCCCTGTGTCCTGATTGCTCAAGCACTCTCACTTGTCCTGTTTCCCTTTGCATATTCTAATTTCATCAATTGTTTCAATGTCCTTCATAGCAGTTTTCTTTTCCCAGCACAGGATCCAGCACAGGATCACAAACTGCATTTAGCTGTTGTGTCTCTCTTTTAAACTGAAACAGCTCTTCAGCTTCTGCCTTTCATGCCactgatatttttgaagaatacatGCCAGTTATTTTAGAGAATATCCTTTAATTTGGCTATTGATATCTACTTTAATTTGTTTCCTCACGGTTAGATTCAGGTGACTCATTCTGGGCTGGGGTAGTACAGAAGAGCATTGTATACAGAGGCACATGACACCCAGTGTCCCTTATTGGTCATGTTAACTTTGATCCCTTGTTTAGGATGTTATCCAGCACCCCTACTAAATTGttactatttgtccttttgtaatcaattattacatttttgtttttttgtttttttgtttttttaaagatgaccggtaaggggatctcaacccttggcttggtgttgtcagcacc
Above is a genomic segment from Cynocephalus volans isolate mCynVol1 chromosome 7, mCynVol1.pri, whole genome shotgun sequence containing:
- the LOC134381722 gene encoding protein S100-A11-like, with the translated sequence MAKIYSPTESEWYPESLIAVFQRYAGKDGNDCKLSRLEFQSFMNTALAAFAKNQKDPSVLDCMMKKLNLNSDGQLDFQEFFNLIGGLAVACDDSFIKATPSGTSLRPPGPAL